The following proteins are co-located in the Prosthecobacter vanneervenii genome:
- a CDS encoding sulfatase family protein: protein MNRLRLFTSLLCLSLASLAAAADKPNIIFILCDDLGYGDVKCLNPEGKIATPNFDRLAKEGMIFTDAHSGSSVCTPTRYGVMTGRYAWRSKLQSGVLGGLSPRLIEQGRLTTPAMLKQQGYSTHCVGKWHLGMDWVRTGEVEELSIEKAEHVKNVDYTKPITNGPTSVGFDTYFGISASLDMVPYCFIENDHVTVNPTEMMKLAMNKGGPGGYTREGPGAPGFRGEDVLPTFTREAKKVIEAKAKAKAPFFLYLPLNSPHTPILPSEKWQGKSGISLYADFVMETDDALGQIMRVTEETGIAKDTLIIITSDNGCSPSADYPKLLAAGHNPSYNMRGHKADIFDGGHRVPFIVRWPAKVKAGQTSSQLVCLTDFMATAAEVAGAKLPENAAEDSFSILPALLGESGKPVRQSVIHHSINGSFALREGDWKLELCAGSGGWSDPRPGSPGEKGLPDTQLYNLRADIAEKDNLQSSEPEVVRKMTAALEKIVSDGRSTPGAPQQNAVPVVLRKPTPAAAAKGKGKGKGKAKAAAN, encoded by the coding sequence ATGAACCGACTACGCCTTTTCACCTCCCTGCTGTGCCTCTCCCTGGCATCCCTGGCCGCTGCGGCTGACAAGCCGAACATCATCTTCATCCTGTGCGATGATCTGGGCTACGGAGATGTGAAGTGCCTGAACCCCGAGGGCAAGATCGCCACGCCGAACTTTGACCGGCTGGCCAAGGAGGGCATGATCTTCACGGATGCGCACTCCGGCTCCAGCGTGTGCACGCCCACGCGCTATGGCGTGATGACCGGGCGCTACGCCTGGCGCTCCAAGCTGCAGAGCGGCGTGCTGGGCGGCCTGAGCCCGCGCCTGATCGAGCAGGGAAGACTGACGACACCTGCGATGCTGAAGCAGCAGGGCTACTCGACGCACTGCGTGGGCAAGTGGCACCTGGGCATGGACTGGGTGCGCACCGGAGAGGTGGAGGAGCTGAGCATCGAGAAGGCGGAACACGTGAAGAATGTGGACTACACCAAGCCGATCACGAACGGGCCGACGAGCGTGGGCTTTGACACCTACTTTGGCATCAGCGCCTCGCTGGACATGGTGCCGTACTGCTTCATCGAAAACGATCACGTGACCGTGAACCCGACGGAGATGATGAAGCTGGCGATGAACAAGGGCGGCCCCGGGGGCTACACGCGCGAAGGGCCGGGGGCGCCGGGCTTCCGTGGCGAGGATGTGCTGCCCACCTTCACGCGCGAGGCGAAGAAAGTCATCGAGGCCAAGGCGAAAGCGAAGGCCCCCTTCTTCCTCTACCTTCCTCTCAATTCACCGCACACGCCCATCCTGCCGAGCGAGAAGTGGCAGGGGAAGAGCGGGATCAGCCTGTATGCGGACTTTGTGATGGAGACGGACGATGCGCTGGGCCAGATCATGCGCGTGACGGAGGAGACGGGCATCGCCAAGGACACGCTGATCATCATCACCAGCGACAACGGCTGCTCTCCGAGCGCGGACTACCCCAAGCTGCTGGCGGCGGGGCACAACCCCAGCTACAACATGCGCGGACACAAGGCGGACATCTTTGACGGTGGCCACCGCGTGCCCTTCATCGTGCGCTGGCCTGCCAAGGTGAAGGCGGGACAGACCTCGTCGCAGCTCGTGTGCCTCACGGATTTCATGGCCACCGCTGCGGAAGTGGCAGGAGCCAAGCTGCCGGAGAATGCGGCAGAAGACAGCTTCAGCATCCTGCCGGCACTGCTGGGAGAATCCGGCAAGCCGGTGCGGCAGAGCGTGATCCATCATTCGATCAATGGCTCCTTTGCTTTGCGTGAAGGGGACTGGAAGCTGGAGCTCTGCGCAGGGTCAGGCGGCTGGAGCGATCCGCGCCCCGGCAGCCCCGGAGAGAAAGGTCTGCCAGACACACAGCTTTACAATCTGAGGGCGGACATCGCTGAGAAGGACAACCTGCAGAGCAGCGAACCCGAGGTGGTAAGAAAGATGACGGCGGCGCTGGAGAAGATCGTGAGTGACGGTCGCAGCACGCCCGGAGCACCGCAGCAGAACGCGGTGCCCGTGGTGCTGAGGAAGCCCACACCGGCTGCGGCTGCGAAAGGGAAGGGCAAGGGAAAAGGTAAAGCCAAGGCAGCGGCGAATTGA
- a CDS encoding ROK family transcriptional regulator has translation MRNPEDQRYLIAQTVLQVRSQHATSRRALADALRLSPTTAGLYVDHLIASGYLHENGLEKAPMGRPKRLLTTNAQAGWFAGIEFNAERIQAVSVDFSGHKTAKRIVSLPESVTPARVVSEIKSTISELAQNATGPLLGIGIGVPGLVDPGAGMAHEYAFIEGWKDVPLVQMLQEKVGAIVTMDNNLRVIALAERWFGGASELADYVILGPRSGFGCAIVIGGRVITGSSYGAGEVGRWPWGEGGEVHDVLSSPAVWRRLTGKSKRASLPPDLHAALAALAGQRGEERDAIVKDYARVLSSMHLLLDSHTWILHGPLTALGDEFCADIVAAASRMAPALRGKRIRLLRSQLGDNAGALGAASLAMEKWAP, from the coding sequence ATGCGCAATCCCGAGGACCAACGATATCTCATCGCCCAGACCGTGCTGCAGGTGCGCAGCCAGCACGCCACCTCCCGCCGCGCGCTTGCGGACGCCCTGCGCCTCTCGCCGACGACCGCCGGGCTGTATGTGGACCATTTGATAGCCTCCGGCTACCTGCATGAAAACGGGCTGGAGAAAGCGCCGATGGGCCGCCCGAAACGCCTGCTGACCACCAATGCGCAGGCGGGATGGTTTGCGGGGATCGAGTTCAATGCGGAGCGCATCCAGGCGGTGAGCGTGGATTTCTCCGGCCACAAGACCGCCAAGCGCATCGTCAGCCTGCCGGAGTCTGTGACACCGGCCAGGGTCGTCTCCGAGATCAAGAGCACGATCAGTGAGCTGGCCCAAAATGCCACAGGACCGCTGCTGGGCATCGGCATCGGAGTGCCGGGCCTTGTTGATCCCGGCGCGGGCATGGCCCACGAGTACGCCTTCATTGAAGGCTGGAAGGATGTGCCGCTGGTGCAGATGCTGCAGGAGAAAGTGGGCGCCATCGTCACGATGGACAACAACCTGCGCGTCATCGCGCTGGCGGAGCGCTGGTTTGGCGGCGCGTCGGAGCTGGCAGACTACGTCATTCTCGGGCCACGCAGCGGGTTTGGCTGCGCCATTGTCATCGGCGGGCGGGTGATCACCGGCTCCTCCTACGGAGCAGGCGAGGTGGGGCGCTGGCCCTGGGGCGAAGGCGGGGAGGTGCATGATGTGCTCTCCTCTCCGGCGGTGTGGAGACGGCTGACAGGCAAAAGCAAACGCGCCAGCCTGCCCCCGGACCTGCATGCTGCGCTGGCGGCTCTGGCCGGACAGCGTGGCGAGGAGCGGGACGCCATCGTGAAGGACTATGCACGCGTGCTCTCCAGCATGCATCTGCTGCTGGACAGTCACACGTGGATCCTGCACGGGCCGCTGACGGCGCTGGGAGATGAGTTTTGCGCAGACATCGTGGCGGCGGCCTCGCGCATGGCACCGGCACTGCGGGGCAAGCGCATCCGCCTGCTGCGTTCGCAGCTGGGAGACAATGCCGGCGCGCTCGGTGCCGCGAGCCTGGCCATGGAAAAGTGGGCGCCGTGA
- a CDS encoding Gfo/Idh/MocA family protein codes for MDTPTRRSFLATTTAAAMSAATHAFASGGSSDIKIALIGCGGRGTGACNQALSAGSTIKLVAVLDPLEGKAQAALDILKQKHEGQVDVPPDQVFTQFEDWSKVMQIADVVLIGTPPGPRPFLFEQAVKAGKHVFMEKPVAVDAAGVRRVLAAAEEAKKKNLNVCVGFQRRYDPAYIDMMQRLHGGEIGDLLFGRVYWNGTSRPGFPRQPGESEMHYQIRNWYFFTWMSGDHILEQHCHNLDVANWAVQGRMPLRAVGQGGRSVRNKRENGTIFDHHTVEFEYEGGYRLLSQCCQIGGKCARSVSEHFHGTKGVADLGDGGRFLINGQPPGGKRTRIKNDAYQLEHDAFFENIRTGKVRIDAEYAAYSSLMGVMGRMATYTGQVITWEQALNSQEKLAPDNITWQTEPPVKPDADGWYPVAIPGTTLPV; via the coding sequence ATGGACACTCCCACGCGCCGCTCCTTCCTCGCCACCACCACCGCAGCGGCCATGTCTGCCGCCACGCATGCCTTTGCCTCCGGTGGCAGCAGCGACATCAAGATAGCCCTCATCGGCTGCGGCGGCCGCGGCACCGGTGCCTGCAATCAGGCGCTCTCCGCAGGCTCCACCATCAAGCTCGTGGCCGTGCTGGACCCGCTCGAAGGCAAGGCCCAGGCCGCGCTCGACATCCTCAAGCAGAAACACGAGGGCCAGGTGGACGTGCCGCCGGACCAGGTCTTCACGCAGTTTGAGGACTGGAGCAAGGTCATGCAGATCGCGGATGTGGTGCTCATCGGCACGCCGCCGGGGCCGAGGCCGTTTTTGTTTGAGCAGGCCGTGAAGGCGGGAAAGCATGTGTTCATGGAAAAGCCCGTGGCCGTGGATGCCGCAGGCGTGCGCCGTGTGCTGGCCGCTGCGGAAGAGGCCAAAAAGAAGAACCTCAATGTCTGCGTGGGCTTTCAGCGCCGCTACGATCCCGCCTACATCGACATGATGCAGCGCCTCCACGGCGGCGAGATCGGCGACCTGCTCTTTGGCCGCGTGTACTGGAACGGCACCTCCCGCCCCGGCTTTCCACGCCAGCCCGGAGAGAGCGAGATGCACTACCAGATCAGAAACTGGTATTTCTTCACCTGGATGAGCGGAGACCACATCCTGGAGCAGCACTGCCACAACCTCGACGTGGCCAACTGGGCGGTGCAGGGCCGGATGCCCCTGCGCGCCGTGGGCCAGGGCGGACGCTCTGTGCGCAACAAACGCGAAAACGGCACCATCTTTGACCACCACACCGTGGAGTTTGAATACGAAGGCGGCTACCGCCTGCTCAGCCAGTGCTGCCAGATCGGCGGCAAATGCGCGCGTAGTGTCAGCGAGCACTTCCACGGCACCAAGGGCGTGGCCGATCTCGGCGATGGCGGCCGCTTCCTCATCAATGGCCAGCCTCCGGGCGGCAAGCGCACGCGCATCAAAAACGACGCCTATCAGCTTGAGCACGACGCCTTCTTTGAAAACATCCGCACCGGCAAGGTGCGCATCGATGCCGAATACGCCGCCTACAGCTCCCTCATGGGAGTGATGGGCCGCATGGCCACCTACACCGGACAGGTCATCACCTGGGAGCAGGCGCTGAATTCCCAGGAAAAACTGGCCCCTGACAACATCACCTGGCAGACTGAGCCACCGGTCAAACCCGATGCCGACGGCTGGTATCCTGTGGCCATTCCTGGCACCACGCTGCCGGTGTGA
- a CDS encoding DUF1800 domain-containing protein, translating into MPATDAPSDLRRWVNRTTFGVSPALLEEVTSAGWEGWVQSQLAPNDKADSDCLKRLKNLRLHIEYDVQPMTTAAAAGTKPMMTAKAAVKVNEDRPLKLLDQPLEKTFSMYGVNEVDYVEKSRAMEEVMMSALLRAVHSRWQVREMLVEFWHNHFNVNAEKDESVLLAMPAYDRDVIRAQALGNFRAMLQGVAQSAAMLFYLDGVESKASPANENFARELFELHTFGARNYLNHLCTKWREVPGALEGKPAGYIDQDVYEAARAFTGWTVENGNEDDDGVKRPNTGRFMVREAWHDPYQKRVLGVEFDSQRPALEDGLRVIDLVARHPATAHFISEKLCRRFVSDEPPETLVKKAAAEFTAALDAPDQIARVMKVILLSPEYRSAPATKFKRPLEFLAGYLRAVGADFAPRMDVVYQLDEMGQRLFRWPTPTGHPDSSGYWQSGTFLLRRWNLPLVLRDESWKGIAAFHFLTLTPADCTTAGQVLDHWSGRLLGGKVEGQSRAALLQVLMDDDDAKDDSEFSGDDKDRDARIGSCVALIAASPEFQYR; encoded by the coding sequence ATGCCTGCCACTGATGCGCCTTCTGATCTCCGCCGCTGGGTGAACCGCACGACGTTTGGCGTCTCGCCTGCGCTGCTGGAGGAGGTGACATCTGCCGGATGGGAAGGCTGGGTTCAGTCGCAGCTGGCTCCGAATGACAAGGCTGACTCAGACTGCCTGAAGCGCCTGAAAAATCTCCGGCTGCACATTGAATATGACGTGCAGCCCATGACGACCGCCGCTGCTGCGGGCACCAAGCCCATGATGACGGCGAAGGCCGCAGTCAAGGTGAACGAGGACCGTCCGCTGAAGCTGCTGGACCAGCCGCTGGAAAAGACCTTTTCCATGTATGGCGTAAATGAGGTGGACTACGTGGAAAAGAGCCGCGCCATGGAGGAGGTGATGATGTCCGCGCTGCTGCGTGCCGTGCACAGCCGCTGGCAGGTGCGCGAGATGCTGGTGGAGTTCTGGCACAACCACTTCAACGTGAACGCGGAGAAGGACGAGTCCGTGCTGCTGGCCATGCCCGCCTATGACCGCGATGTGATCCGGGCGCAGGCGCTGGGAAATTTCCGCGCCATGCTGCAGGGCGTGGCACAGAGCGCGGCCATGCTTTTCTATCTGGATGGTGTGGAGAGCAAGGCCAGTCCGGCGAATGAGAACTTTGCCCGCGAGCTCTTCGAGCTGCACACCTTTGGGGCTAGAAACTACCTCAACCATCTGTGCACCAAGTGGCGCGAGGTGCCCGGCGCACTGGAAGGCAAACCGGCGGGCTACATCGACCAGGACGTGTACGAGGCCGCGCGCGCCTTCACGGGGTGGACGGTGGAAAATGGCAATGAGGATGACGATGGCGTCAAGCGGCCCAACACCGGCAGGTTCATGGTGCGTGAGGCCTGGCACGATCCCTACCAGAAGCGCGTGCTCGGCGTGGAGTTTGACTCCCAGCGTCCGGCGCTGGAGGACGGTCTGCGGGTCATTGACCTCGTGGCGCGGCATCCGGCTACAGCGCACTTTATTTCTGAAAAGCTCTGCCGCCGCTTCGTCAGCGACGAGCCGCCGGAGACGCTGGTCAAAAAAGCGGCGGCGGAATTCACGGCTGCGCTGGATGCGCCGGATCAGATCGCGCGTGTGATGAAGGTGATCCTTCTGAGCCCGGAATACCGCAGTGCTCCGGCCACGAAGTTCAAACGCCCGCTGGAGTTTCTGGCGGGTTACCTGCGCGCCGTGGGCGCTGACTTCGCGCCGCGCATGGATGTGGTCTACCAGCTGGATGAGATGGGGCAGCGCCTCTTCCGCTGGCCCACGCCCACGGGGCATCCGGACAGCAGCGGCTACTGGCAGAGCGGCACCTTCCTGCTGCGGCGGTGGAATCTGCCGCTGGTGCTGCGGGATGAGAGCTGGAAGGGCATCGCCGCATTTCATTTTCTCACGCTGACACCCGCGGACTGCACCACGGCGGGTCAGGTGCTGGACCACTGGAGCGGGCGGCTGCTGGGCGGCAAAGTCGAAGGCCAAAGCCGTGCGGCGCTGCTGCAGGTGCTGATGGATGATGACGACGCCAAAGACGACAGCGAATTCAGCGGAGACGACAAGGACCGCGACGCACGCATCGGCTCATGCGTGGCGCTGATCGCGGCATCGCCGGAGTTTCAGTATCGTTGA
- a CDS encoding DUF1501 domain-containing protein → MNTNAHSLTRRALLRGALGTSCLALGGGIQRLAFAEDSSAASGRDLLVTIFLRGGCDGLGVLAPVDDAHYRAARLASLRIVEKGERPGLAIKNGPTDQDWRLHPDAAPLRELYEHGDLALIHACGLKNGTRSHFDAQDMMERGINEQKHLGLGTGWLTRLLETLPGTGMLPGLSADGAMPVSLLGSTHAAAITNLQDFNYYGDDRQMRALRLMHAQSSEKGAGGNRMLTLLQEVTKKLPKKPDGSVAGYVPAKGVTYPENEFSNALRTVAQLAKMEMGLQVAALNYGDWDTHSGQDYRLNDLVANLAGPLHAFYADISAQRQRTTIVIMSEFGRRLKSNESGGTDHGHGNLMWVLGSGIKGGRCHGTWPGLANGQLDEHADLAITTDYREVLGEVLQARMRGADVGKVFPGFKAGRSLGLV, encoded by the coding sequence ATGAACACGAACGCACATTCACTCACCCGCCGTGCGCTGCTGCGCGGGGCGCTCGGCACCTCGTGTCTCGCGCTGGGTGGCGGCATCCAGCGGCTGGCCTTTGCCGAAGACAGCTCCGCAGCCTCCGGGCGCGATCTGCTGGTGACGATCTTTCTACGCGGTGGCTGCGATGGGCTGGGCGTGCTGGCCCCGGTGGATGATGCGCACTACCGCGCGGCGCGGCTGGCCTCTCTGCGCATCGTGGAGAAAGGGGAGCGCCCGGGGCTCGCCATCAAAAACGGCCCCACGGACCAGGACTGGCGGCTGCACCCTGATGCTGCACCGCTGCGGGAGCTGTATGAGCACGGAGATCTGGCTCTGATCCACGCCTGCGGTCTGAAGAACGGCACGCGCAGCCACTTTGATGCTCAGGACATGATGGAGCGCGGCATCAACGAGCAGAAACACCTCGGGCTCGGCACCGGCTGGCTTACCCGCTTGCTGGAGACACTGCCCGGCACCGGAATGCTGCCGGGGCTGAGCGCGGACGGGGCCATGCCCGTGTCCCTGCTGGGCAGCACGCATGCAGCGGCCATCACCAACCTGCAGGACTTCAACTACTACGGCGATGACCGCCAGATGCGGGCGCTGCGCCTCATGCATGCGCAGAGCAGTGAAAAGGGCGCGGGCGGAAACCGCATGCTGACCCTGTTGCAGGAGGTGACGAAAAAGCTCCCCAAAAAACCGGACGGCAGTGTGGCCGGCTACGTGCCTGCCAAGGGGGTGACCTATCCCGAGAATGAGTTTTCGAATGCCCTCAGGACTGTGGCGCAGCTGGCCAAAATGGAGATGGGCCTGCAGGTGGCCGCGCTGAACTATGGCGACTGGGACACGCACTCGGGGCAGGATTACCGCCTGAATGATCTGGTGGCCAATCTGGCCGGGCCGCTGCACGCCTTCTACGCCGACATCTCCGCCCAGCGTCAGCGCACCACCATCGTGATCATGAGCGAGTTTGGCCGCCGGCTGAAATCGAATGAGAGCGGCGGCACGGATCACGGCCACGGCAATCTGATGTGGGTGCTGGGCAGCGGCATCAAAGGCGGGCGCTGCCACGGCACGTGGCCCGGGCTGGCAAACGGCCAGCTCGATGAGCATGCAGATCTGGCCATCACCACGGACTACCGCGAGGTGCTCGGGGAGGTGCTGCAGGCCCGCATGCGCGGGGCGGACGTGGGAAAAGTTTTTCCAGGCTTCAAAGCCGGACGGTCCCTGGGACTGGTGTGA
- a CDS encoding sugar phosphate isomerase/epimerase family protein, with the protein MSYSSPKLHNAMWPGLVGKGDGEGQEPPISLEKMLDLTAAANVNGQKFEGIDYFLFLPHTNPEASDDEIKKIADLIAGKGFSVGSLVAPVWPGTVGDSAMGDDAQQEKFLSAVKMACRIAKIFNNHGVRKYGVIRIDSAEFGVGKWRENPKANTARIVDTFKKAAQIAADNGERLAAEGEICWAGMHSWKDMLDVLEGVGMPNALGFQADLAHTYLYTLGYNAPEHALLKEGYSDAEFWAAYEKMTDALRPWTIDFHVAQNDGTVHGAGSHDKTGKHCRADDPNGKLDITKASGYWLKDAAARGIKHICWDGCMFPNAVLETPDTWNKILDAMIKVRDAHGW; encoded by the coding sequence ATGAGCTACTCCTCACCCAAACTTCACAATGCAATGTGGCCCGGACTCGTCGGCAAAGGCGATGGCGAAGGCCAGGAACCCCCGATCAGCCTGGAAAAGATGCTGGACCTCACGGCTGCCGCAAATGTGAACGGCCAGAAGTTTGAGGGCATTGACTACTTCCTCTTCCTGCCGCACACCAATCCTGAGGCCAGCGACGACGAGATCAAGAAGATCGCCGACCTGATTGCGGGCAAGGGCTTCAGCGTGGGCTCCCTGGTGGCCCCCGTGTGGCCGGGCACCGTGGGTGATTCCGCCATGGGCGACGACGCCCAGCAGGAGAAATTCCTCAGCGCGGTGAAGATGGCCTGCCGCATCGCCAAGATCTTCAACAACCACGGCGTGCGCAAGTATGGCGTGATCCGCATCGACTCCGCTGAATTTGGCGTGGGCAAGTGGCGCGAAAATCCGAAGGCCAACACGGCCCGCATCGTGGACACCTTCAAGAAGGCCGCCCAGATCGCCGCCGACAATGGCGAGCGCCTGGCCGCCGAAGGCGAAATCTGCTGGGCTGGCATGCACTCCTGGAAGGACATGCTGGACGTGCTGGAAGGCGTGGGCATGCCAAACGCCCTGGGCTTCCAGGCCGACCTGGCCCACACCTACCTCTACACCCTGGGCTACAACGCCCCCGAGCACGCCCTGCTCAAGGAAGGCTACAGCGACGCCGAATTCTGGGCCGCCTATGAGAAGATGACCGACGCGCTCCGCCCCTGGACGATCGACTTCCACGTGGCGCAGAACGACGGCACCGTGCACGGCGCCGGCTCCCACGACAAGACCGGCAAGCACTGCCGCGCTGACGATCCGAACGGCAAGCTGGACATCACCAAGGCCTCCGGCTACTGGCTCAAGGACGCCGCCGCTCGTGGCATCAAGCACATCTGCTGGGATGGCTGCATGTTCCCGAACGCCGTGCTGGAAACGCCAGACACCTGGAACAAGATCCTGGACGCCATGATCAAGGTGCGCGACGCCCACGGCTGGTAA
- a CDS encoding L,D-transpeptidase family protein: MHRLLVMLLMLASCARMSAPVKLPPEFAAVLPKACRQVLHVAAADPQTSAAELRMLERVAGDEWHAAGAGIKVRIGRNGMAWGHGEFGLKAPEGWRIKKEGDGCAPAGVFRITQAFGDGPKPGWMKLPYLPCSAHHWGIDDVNSRHYNQIVDDRVVACDWTGPETMVPSSGCYRLGAEIAHNPHHTPGLGSCIFMHIWLGKNTGTAGCTAMAEINLSKVLAWLDPAAQPCLVQGVVRP, translated from the coding sequence ATGCATCGTCTCCTTGTCATGCTGCTCATGCTGGCCTCCTGTGCGCGCATGAGCGCCCCTGTGAAGCTGCCGCCTGAGTTTGCCGCCGTGCTGCCGAAAGCATGCCGGCAGGTGCTGCATGTGGCTGCGGCAGACCCGCAGACCTCGGCGGCGGAGCTGAGGATGCTGGAACGCGTGGCGGGGGATGAATGGCATGCGGCGGGGGCGGGCATCAAAGTACGCATCGGCCGCAATGGCATGGCCTGGGGGCATGGTGAATTCGGGCTCAAGGCACCGGAGGGCTGGCGAATCAAAAAGGAAGGCGATGGCTGCGCACCGGCGGGTGTGTTTCGCATCACGCAGGCGTTTGGAGATGGACCCAAGCCAGGCTGGATGAAGCTGCCTTATCTGCCATGCAGCGCGCACCACTGGGGCATCGATGATGTGAACTCCAGGCACTACAACCAGATCGTGGATGATCGTGTGGTGGCGTGTGACTGGACCGGGCCGGAGACGATGGTGCCGAGCAGCGGCTGCTACCGGCTGGGCGCGGAGATCGCGCATAATCCTCACCACACACCGGGTCTGGGCTCCTGCATTTTTATGCATATCTGGCTGGGGAAAAACACGGGCACGGCTGGGTGCACGGCCATGGCTGAAATCAATTTGAGCAAGGTGCTGGCCTGGCTGGACCCAGCGGCGCAGCCCTGTCTGGTGCAGGGGGTGGTGAGGCCGTGA